The proteins below are encoded in one region of Micromonospora pisi:
- a CDS encoding 6-phosphofructokinase: MRIGVLTGGGDCPGLNAVIRAVVRKGVATYGHEFVGFRDGWRGPLEGLTKPLGIDEVRGILPRGGTILGSSRTNPFKIENGVERIKDNLAEQGVDALVAIGGEDTLGVATKLTELGVHVVGVPKTIDNDLGATDYTFGFDTAVNIAMEAIDRLHTTAESHHRTLVVEVMGRHAGWIALHAGLAGGANVILLPERQFDVEQVATYVEKRFQKQYAPIVVVAEGAQPLDGQMVLHNQELDSFGHVRLGGIGQWLAGEIETKTGKEARTVVLGHIQRGGTPTAFDRVLATRLGLHAIDAVNDGDWGKMVAMQGTDIVRVPLADATRELKTVPLERYEEAEVFFGS; encoded by the coding sequence ATGCGTATCGGCGTGCTCACCGGCGGCGGTGACTGCCCGGGTCTGAACGCGGTGATCCGAGCGGTCGTTCGTAAGGGTGTCGCTACTTACGGTCATGAATTTGTGGGCTTCCGCGACGGCTGGCGCGGTCCGCTCGAGGGGCTGACCAAGCCGCTCGGCATCGACGAGGTGCGGGGCATCCTGCCCCGGGGCGGGACCATCCTCGGCTCGTCCCGTACCAACCCGTTCAAGATCGAGAACGGTGTTGAGCGGATCAAGGACAACCTGGCCGAGCAGGGGGTCGACGCGCTGGTCGCGATCGGCGGCGAGGACACCCTCGGCGTCGCCACCAAGCTGACCGAGCTCGGTGTCCACGTTGTCGGCGTACCGAAGACGATCGACAACGACCTCGGTGCCACCGACTACACCTTCGGCTTCGACACCGCGGTCAACATCGCGATGGAGGCGATCGACCGGCTGCACACCACCGCCGAGAGCCACCACCGCACCCTGGTCGTCGAGGTGATGGGGCGGCACGCCGGCTGGATCGCGCTGCACGCCGGCCTGGCCGGTGGCGCCAACGTCATCCTCCTGCCCGAACGGCAGTTCGACGTGGAGCAGGTGGCCACGTACGTCGAGAAGCGGTTCCAGAAGCAGTACGCCCCGATCGTCGTGGTGGCCGAGGGCGCGCAACCGCTGGACGGGCAGATGGTGCTGCACAACCAGGAGCTCGACTCCTTCGGTCACGTCCGGCTCGGCGGCATCGGCCAGTGGCTGGCCGGCGAGATCGAGACGAAGACCGGCAAGGAGGCCCGTACGGTCGTCCTCGGGCACATCCAGCGCGGCGGCACGCCGACCGCGTTCGACCGGGTCCTCGCCACCCGGCTGGGCCTGCACGCGATCGACGCCGTGAACGACGGCGACTGGGGCAAGATGGTCGCCATGCAGGGCACCGACATCGTGCGGGTGCCGCTGGCGGACGCGACCCGCGAGCTGAAGACCGTGCCACTTGAGCGTTACGAAGAGGCCGAGGTCTTCTTCGGCAGCTAG
- a CDS encoding polyadenylate-specific 3'-exoribonuclease AS, with amino-acid sequence MVYRYFYDCEFIEDGRIVDLVSIGVVDEYGREFYAVSTQFDDSRAVPWVRRNVLDKLPSPADRAWRSRERIRDDLYEFLVEPVRGRPDEQLELWAWYAAYDHVALAQLWGAMPALPREIPRFTKDLRQLWDDQGRPSLPVAASARHDALVDARHNLARWRAMGG; translated from the coding sequence ATGGTTTACCGCTATTTCTACGACTGCGAGTTCATCGAGGACGGCCGGATCGTCGACCTGGTGTCGATCGGCGTCGTCGACGAGTACGGCCGCGAGTTCTACGCCGTCTCCACCCAGTTCGACGACTCCCGCGCGGTGCCCTGGGTGCGCCGCAACGTGCTGGACAAGCTCCCGTCCCCGGCCGACCGGGCCTGGCGTTCCCGGGAGCGGATCCGGGACGACCTCTACGAGTTCCTGGTCGAACCGGTGCGGGGCCGCCCGGACGAGCAGCTCGAGCTCTGGGCCTGGTACGCGGCGTACGACCACGTGGCGCTGGCGCAGCTCTGGGGGGCGATGCCGGCGCTGCCCCGGGAGATCCCACGGTTCACCAAGGACCTGCGGCAACTCTGGGACGACCAGGGGCGCCCGTCGCTGCCGGTCGCGGCGTCGGCCCGGCACGACGCACTGGTCGACGCCCGGCACAACCTGGCCCGCTGGCGGGCGATGGGGGGCTGA
- a CDS encoding Crp/Fnr family transcriptional regulator, which produces MEVRLPEPGDALTGVQMFAGLEPEVRQRVIAAAVPRTYRKGQLLFVENDPGESLIVLRRGAVVVFRTAPTGERAVLSVIRPPDVLGEVSLLDASTRSLSAEAIEDCTALALSRGAFMELVHSNPRILDAVMRSLGGLIRRLTEQNADHVFLDLPGRVAKTLVRLAGESQAPMITIELNQSQLAEMAGGSRQSVNQAIGSFASRGWLRTEGRRIVVTDVGALRRRAGMSDR; this is translated from the coding sequence TTGGAGGTTCGCCTGCCGGAGCCGGGTGACGCGCTCACGGGTGTGCAGATGTTCGCCGGCCTCGAGCCGGAGGTCCGGCAGCGGGTGATCGCTGCCGCGGTGCCGCGCACCTATCGCAAGGGTCAGTTGCTGTTCGTCGAGAACGACCCCGGGGAGTCGCTCATCGTGCTGCGGCGCGGCGCGGTGGTCGTCTTCCGTACGGCACCCACCGGCGAGCGCGCCGTGCTGTCGGTGATCCGTCCGCCGGACGTCCTCGGCGAGGTCTCCCTCCTGGATGCCTCGACCCGATCCCTCTCCGCCGAGGCGATCGAGGACTGCACCGCGCTGGCGCTCTCCCGGGGCGCGTTCATGGAACTGGTCCATTCCAATCCGCGCATCCTCGACGCCGTGATGCGGTCGCTGGGCGGGCTGATCCGCCGGCTCACCGAGCAGAACGCCGACCACGTCTTCCTCGACCTGCCCGGCCGGGTGGCGAAGACCCTGGTCCGGCTCGCCGGGGAGAGCCAGGCCCCGATGATCACCATCGAGCTCAACCAGAGCCAGCTCGCGGAGATGGCCGGCGGCTCGCGCCAGAGCGTGAACCAGGCGATCGGTTCCTTCGCCAGCCGGGGCTGGCTGCGCACCGAGGGGCGCCGGATCGTGGTGACCGATGTGGGGGCGCTGCGGCGCCGGGCCGGCATGTCGGACCGCTGA